From one Candidatus Caldatribacterium sp. genomic stretch:
- a CDS encoding aldo/keto reductase codes for MRYRKFGPLDFEVSVLGFGAMRLPLRNPADESAVDVERAIAMIRYAIDQGVNYIDTAYPYHRGVSEVVVGLALQDGYRERVKVATKLPIWLITDAKDPEKYLREQLSRLKTDHIDFYLLHALDRNRWETVLKFRVLEWAEKAREKGDIGYLGFSFHDDLPTFQRIVDAYPWTLCQIQYNYLDVDFQAGREGLRYAAAKGLAVVIMEPLKGGQLARLPEKARMLLASLNPERTPAAWAFLWLWNQKEVTTVLSGMSTMEELEENLRTASLAHEGCLREEELRALEEVRALLKGTAPIPCTTCHYCLPCPQGVAIPTLFGLYNQVFQFGDHEGAKRTYFGFLKESERPGNCTECGLCEERCPQHIPIREWLQRVKGFFENGRENS; via the coding sequence GTGCGCTACCGTAAATTTGGACCCCTCGACTTTGAGGTCTCTGTTCTTGGTTTCGGAGCCATGCGCCTTCCTCTCCGCAACCCTGCTGATGAGAGTGCCGTGGATGTCGAGAGAGCCATTGCCATGATTCGCTACGCTATCGACCAGGGAGTCAACTACATCGACACCGCCTATCCTTACCACAGAGGGGTAAGCGAGGTCGTTGTGGGCTTGGCGCTACAGGATGGGTATCGGGAGAGGGTAAAAGTAGCGACCAAGCTCCCCATCTGGCTCATTACCGATGCGAAGGACCCGGAAAAGTACCTGAGAGAGCAGCTCAGTCGCCTCAAGACCGACCACATCGACTTCTACCTCCTCCATGCCCTTGACCGAAACCGCTGGGAAACTGTTCTGAAGTTCCGAGTCCTTGAGTGGGCCGAGAAAGCAAGAGAAAAAGGAGACATAGGGTACCTTGGGTTCTCCTTTCATGATGACCTTCCTACCTTCCAGCGTATCGTCGATGCGTACCCCTGGACCCTCTGTCAGATCCAGTACAACTACCTTGATGTGGACTTCCAGGCGGGCCGAGAGGGTCTCCGCTACGCTGCCGCAAAGGGCCTTGCCGTGGTCATCATGGAACCCCTCAAAGGGGGACAGCTCGCCCGTCTTCCCGAAAAAGCACGGATGCTTCTTGCTTCCCTGAACCCCGAAAGAACACCTGCCGCCTGGGCATTCCTCTGGCTCTGGAACCAGAAAGAAGTCACCACCGTCCTAAGTGGCATGAGCACCATGGAGGAACTCGAGGAAAACCTCAGGACTGCCTCCTTAGCCCACGAAGGATGCCTCCGCGAAGAAGAGCTCAGAGCACTCGAGGAGGTCCGCGCCCTTCTCAAGGGCACCGCTCCAATTCCCTGCACAACCTGCCACTACTGCCTTCCCTGTCCCCAAGGTGTTGCCATTCCCACGCTCTTTGGTCTCTACAACCAGGTATTCCAGTTCGGGGACCATGAGGGAGCCAAAAGAACGTACTTTGGTTTCCTGAAGGAATCAGAGCGTCCAGGAAACTGCACAGAGTGTGGCCTTTGCGAAGAGAGGTGCCCGCAGCACATTCCAATCCGGGAATGGTTGCAAAGGGTTAAAGGGTTTTTCGAGAATGGGAGAGAAAACTCTTAG